The following coding sequences lie in one Xylocopa sonorina isolate GNS202 chromosome 15, iyXylSono1_principal, whole genome shotgun sequence genomic window:
- the LOC143430704 gene encoding arginine-glutamic acid dipeptide repeats protein, which produces MGIEAEVVDEKYLKGAADIPECRERTDMDAEYRDFPEEKIWSPQEEVNKWVPLYVFMARSVLTFVQENQGISNREAMENSCTGYAEQYVTDVLHDSEYLPEVALKTLLTKELPQRLVSRWTPEEIELFVKGISTYGKNFPSIQRNLFPQKDTKDLVDFYYAWKWSKSAKELRNCRRRRRSNAKRRFPSIVEIFGGLSSSKIVTRSVAAASRLSLEKNEQTPSSPKVLPRATAKRRRNGSLVVR; this is translated from the exons ATGGGTATCGAAGCTGAAGTCGTCGACGAG AAATATCTGAAGGGCGCCGCCGACATCCCCGAGTGTCGCGAAAGGACCGACATGGACGCGGAGTATCGGGATTTCCCGGAGGAAAAGATTTGGAGCCCGCAAGAGGAGGTGAACAAATGGGTACCTCTGTACGTGTTCATGGCCCGCTCTGTGCTGACTTTCGTCCAAGAAAATCAGGGAATCTCCAACAGAGAGGCCATGGAGAACTCTTGCACCGGTTACGCGGAGCAGTACGTAACGGATGTCCTCCACGACTCCGAGTATCTGCCGGAAGTGGCGCTGAAGACGCTGCTCACCAAAGAACTGCCGCAGAGGCTCGTTTCAAGATGGACGCCGGAGGAAATC GAACTCTTTGTCAAAGGGATCTCGACGTACGGAAAGAATTTCCCAAGCATCCAGAGAAACTTATTTCCCCAAAAGGATACG AAAGACCTCGTGGATTTCTATTACGCGTGGAAATGGTCCAAGTCGGCGAAGGAGCTGCGAAACTGCCGTCGTCGACGCCGCAGCAACGCCAAGCGTCGCTTCCCATCGATCGTAGAAATTTTCGGCGGGTTATCGTCCTCGAAGATCGTCACACGAAGCGTCGCGGCCGCCTCGAGGCTTTCGCTCGAGAAAAACGAGCAAACCCCGAGCAGTCCGAAGGTGTTACCCAGAGCGACCGCCAAGAGGAGGCGAAACGGTTCCCTGGTCGTTCGATGA